The Deltaproteobacteria bacterium genome window below encodes:
- the lptF gene encoding LPS export ABC transporter permease LptF, protein MRWILGRYILKEIWAPFLLSLVILTAISLLTKAVRIIELLLVQGVGGGFILWFIVSVLPSLLLYTLPIAFLIGVLVAFTRLSSDSELTAMKASGLSLYAALRPVLLFAAFVYAASLLVTLYLFPWGNLTLKNLVYEASKDRFISGLEEKTFYDSFKGFVIYIDKINLKSGEMEGIFISESGGEGEPNLFFAAGGVFSPATDRHTVYLKLNDGVMHRKTEGDGTYHIANFSSYTLELGLSGQPGAASERRNKEMYAGELRERIELAKASGEDPSRHIIDLHKRFAIPSSVFVFALLGLPLGLQKIRVARFTGFSIAIGVVLVYYLLSTGFEALGESGSLNPFVAVWATDFIFLVAGLFVFSRTSADRSANPLTTLRGGKAR, encoded by the coding sequence ATGCGCTGGATCCTTGGAAGGTACATACTGAAGGAGATATGGGCCCCGTTTCTCCTGAGCCTCGTCATACTGACCGCGATCTCGCTCCTTACAAAGGCGGTCCGGATAATAGAGCTCCTGCTGGTGCAGGGCGTGGGCGGCGGGTTCATCCTGTGGTTCATCGTCTCGGTGCTGCCCTCGCTCCTTCTCTACACCCTTCCCATCGCCTTTCTCATAGGCGTTCTCGTGGCGTTTACGAGGCTCAGCTCCGATAGCGAGCTCACCGCCATGAAGGCCTCGGGCTTGAGCCTCTATGCGGCCCTCAGGCCGGTCCTTCTTTTCGCGGCCTTCGTGTACGCGGCGAGCCTGCTCGTGACCCTTTACCTCTTCCCATGGGGGAACCTCACTCTCAAGAACCTCGTCTACGAGGCCTCAAAGGACAGGTTCATCTCCGGCCTCGAGGAAAAGACCTTTTACGACAGCTTCAAGGGCTTCGTAATCTATATAGACAAGATAAACCTCAAGAGCGGGGAGATGGAAGGCATATTCATCTCCGAGTCCGGCGGGGAAGGCGAACCGAACCTCTTTTTCGCGGCGGGCGGAGTATTTTCCCCGGCAACCGACCGCCACACGGTATATCTGAAGCTCAACGACGGGGTAATGCACCGGAAGACCGAAGGCGACGGGACCTATCACATAGCGAATTTCTCCTCGTACACGCTTGAGCTCGGCCTCTCAGGCCAGCCCGGTGCCGCGAGCGAAAGGCGCAACAAGGAAATGTACGCCGGGGAACTGCGTGAGAGAATAGAGCTTGCGAAGGCTTCCGGCGAAGACCCTTCACGCCACATAATAGACCTGCATAAGAGGTTCGCCATCCCCTCGTCCGTCTTCGTCTTCGCCCTTTTAGGGCTCCCGCTGGGGCTTCAGAAGATACGGGTCGCACGTTTTACGGGCTTCTCCATAGCCATAGGCGTGGTGCTGGTCTATTACCTCCTCTCAACGGGCTTCGAGGCCCTGGGCGAGAGCGGCTCGTTGAACCCGTTCGTCGCGGTCTGGGCAACGGACTTTATCTTCCTCGTCGCGGGCCTGTTCGTATTCTCACGGACCTCGGCCGACAGGTCCGCAAACCCGCTGACGACGCTCCGCGGAGGGAAGGCAAGATGA
- a CDS encoding helix-turn-helix domain-containing protein, giving the protein MGSTFSTGDILARLKELREELVLRQEHLAARLGVDRSTYVRKELGAIPITTEEWLKLAKALGRDPSFFFTSSGKPVMVTSDLAPRERSLVRFYRTLRPAEQDDFVGTVYLRFKSLRRKAAQDALKKLAEA; this is encoded by the coding sequence ATGGGCAGCACTTTCAGCACCGGAGATATTCTCGCGAGGCTCAAAGAGCTCAGGGAAGAGCTGGTCCTCAGGCAGGAGCACCTGGCGGCGCGCCTTGGGGTGGACAGGTCTACCTACGTCCGGAAGGAACTGGGCGCAATCCCGATAACGACCGAGGAATGGCTCAAGCTTGCGAAGGCGCTGGGCCGCGACCCGTCGTTCTTTTTCACCTCTTCGGGAAAGCCTGTGATGGTGACGTCCGACCTCGCGCCCAGGGAGCGCAGTCTCGTAAGATTTTACCGGACGCTCAGGCCCGCCGAGCAGGACGATTTCGTCGGCACGGTGTACCTGAGGTTCAAGAGCTTAAGGAGGAAGGCGGCTCAGGATGCCCTTAAGAAACTGGCGGAGGCCTGA
- the aspS gene encoding aspartate--tRNA ligase, translated as MFEKMGGWRRSSYCGDLSRADIGKKACLMGWVQRRRDHGGLIFIDLRDRAGIVQLVFSPDSPNEVHKRAHGLRNEFVLAVEGLVRKRPEGTDNPNIPTGEVEVEVHELKILNDSETLPFMIEDDTDVSETTRLTYRYLDLRRPELQKKLILRHRVAMAARNYLAENGFIEMETPVLTKSTPEGARDFLVPSRLNPGSFFALPQSPQLFKQILMIAGFDRYFQIVKCFRDEDLRADRQPEFTQIDAEMSFVDRADVMGLMEGLVVRLFKEAGVELKPPFPRLTYSEAIGRYGVDNPDVRFGLELTDLSALLSGSGFKVFADAVSKGGVVKALSVKGGASFSRKDLDDLTEFAVSFGAKGLAWVKITEEGWQSPIAKFLSDAEKDGIAKATGAGTGDLLLFGADKPSVANTVLGRLRLNIGGRLGLIPKEGTSFVWVTDFPMFEYDETEKRHVAVHHPFTSPMDEDIDKMESAPLSVRAKAYDLVLNGSEIGGGSIRIHRSDVQARVFKMLGIADEEAKARFGFLLEALKFGTPPHGGIAFGLDRILSIMTGSESIRDVIAFPKTQKGTDLMSDAPSAVDQKQLDELFIRVAKRQAEKTGA; from the coding sequence TTGTTTGAGAAAATGGGTGGCTGGAGACGGAGTTCCTACTGCGGGGACCTCTCCAGGGCTGATATAGGGAAGAAGGCCTGCCTTATGGGCTGGGTGCAAAGGAGGAGGGACCACGGCGGGCTTATATTCATAGACCTGAGGGACAGGGCTGGCATCGTGCAGCTCGTATTCAGCCCCGATAGTCCGAACGAGGTCCATAAGAGGGCGCACGGCTTGAGGAACGAGTTCGTGCTAGCTGTCGAGGGACTGGTGAGAAAGCGCCCCGAGGGGACAGACAACCCTAACATCCCGACAGGCGAGGTCGAGGTCGAGGTGCACGAGCTCAAGATTCTGAACGACTCCGAGACGCTGCCCTTCATGATAGAGGACGACACCGACGTATCCGAGACGACGAGGCTCACCTACAGGTATCTCGACCTCCGTAGGCCCGAGCTGCAGAAAAAGCTGATACTCAGGCACAGGGTGGCGATGGCCGCAAGGAACTATCTCGCGGAGAACGGCTTCATCGAAATGGAGACACCTGTCCTTACAAAGAGCACTCCCGAGGGCGCGAGGGACTTCCTCGTGCCGAGCAGATTGAACCCGGGAAGCTTCTTCGCCCTGCCGCAGTCGCCGCAGCTATTTAAGCAGATATTGATGATAGCCGGGTTCGACAGGTACTTCCAGATTGTAAAGTGCTTCAGGGACGAGGACCTCCGGGCGGACCGCCAGCCCGAGTTCACGCAGATAGACGCGGAGATGAGCTTTGTCGACAGGGCGGACGTGATGGGCCTGATGGAGGGGCTTGTCGTGCGGCTCTTTAAGGAAGCAGGCGTGGAGCTTAAGCCTCCTTTCCCGAGGCTTACCTATTCGGAAGCCATCGGCAGGTATGGGGTGGACAACCCGGACGTCAGGTTCGGCCTCGAGCTAACCGACCTCTCGGCCCTCCTTTCAGGCTCAGGCTTCAAGGTCTTCGCGGACGCCGTATCGAAAGGCGGGGTCGTGAAGGCCCTCTCAGTAAAGGGCGGGGCCTCTTTTTCGAGAAAAGACCTCGACGACCTTACCGAGTTCGCGGTCTCGTTCGGGGCAAAGGGACTTGCCTGGGTAAAGATAACGGAAGAAGGCTGGCAGTCGCCCATCGCCAAGTTCCTGAGCGACGCTGAGAAGGACGGCATAGCAAAGGCCACGGGCGCTGGAACAGGCGACCTCCTCCTTTTCGGGGCGGATAAGCCCTCGGTTGCGAATACCGTCCTCGGGCGCTTGAGGCTTAACATAGGCGGAAGGCTCGGCCTTATCCCGAAAGAGGGCACGAGCTTCGTCTGGGTGACCGACTTCCCCATGTTCGAGTATGACGAAACGGAAAAGAGGCACGTGGCGGTGCACCATCCGTTCACCTCTCCGATGGACGAGGACATCGACAAGATGGAGAGCGCGCCATTGAGCGTTCGGGCAAAGGCCTACGACCTCGTGTTGAACGGCAGCGAAATCGGCGGCGGCTCCATAAGGATACACAGGAGCGACGTGCAGGCCCGCGTCTTCAAGATGCTCGGCATAGCCGACGAGGAGGCGAAGGCAAGGTTCGGCTTCCTCCTCGAAGCCTTGAAGTTCGGCACCCCCCCGCACGGCGGCATAGCCTTCGGCCTCGACAGGATTCTCTCCATAATGACCGGGTCGGAGTCCATCCGCGACGTCATAGCCTTCCCCAAGACCCAGAAGGGCACGGACCTAATGAGCGACGCGCCTTCGGCGGTTGACCAGAAACAGCTGGATGAGCTTTTCATAAGGGTGGCCAAGAGGCAGGCGGAGAAGACGGGGGCATAG
- a CDS encoding DUF2442 domain-containing protein, whose amino-acid sequence MHYDIKAARHIEGYRVEISFEDGKKGVVDLQGYVKRGGLFSRFADLDYFRNFHINKELGALCWDGGLDIAPEVLYHEATGQPLPAWMKNEPEGKKAV is encoded by the coding sequence ATGCATTACGATATCAAGGCGGCCCGGCATATCGAAGGCTACAGGGTGGAAATCAGCTTTGAGGATGGCAAGAAAGGCGTTGTCGATTTGCAGGGCTACGTCAAAAGAGGCGGCCTTTTCAGCCGCTTCGCGGATCTCGATTACTTCAGGAACTTTCATATCAATAAGGAATTGGGCGCGCTTTGCTGGGACGGCGGCCTTGATATCGCCCCCGAGGTCCTTTACCACGAAGCGACCGGGCAGCCGCTTCCCGCGTGGATGAAAAATGAGCCTGAGGGAAAGAAGGCGGTTTGA
- a CDS encoding PEP-CTERM sorting domain-containing protein encodes MAKRHILSAVIAAATLAALSISNVDAAPLNGNSLTEKDPAAGEEPTVERAPTPVVEEPTVGRAPTPVVEEPTVGRAPIPVVERPAVTRAPIPVTITERPTRVPEPATMALLGTALGGLVFARRYLREINRSKP; translated from the coding sequence ATGGCAAAGAGGCATATACTCAGCGCCGTAATAGCGGCAGCGACTCTTGCCGCATTATCCATATCCAATGTCGATGCGGCTCCATTAAACGGAAATTCTCTTACAGAAAAAGATCCTGCGGCAGGCGAAGAGCCCACGGTAGAGAGGGCACCGACCCCCGTGGTCGAAGAGCCCACGGTAGGGAGGGCACCGACCCCAGTGGTCGAAGAGCCCACGGTGGGGAGGGCACCTATTCCAGTGGTCGAGCGACCCGCTGTGACCAGGGCGCCTATCCCAGTTACTATTACTGAAAGACCTACTCGGGTTCCCGAGCCTGCGACCATGGCCCTGCTCGGCACGGCTCTTGGCGGGCTGGTCTTTGCACGTCGTTATTTACGCGAAATAAATCGTTCTAAACCGTAG
- a CDS encoding cyclase — translation MAYLLIEHDVTDFDRWKPVYDGHEDRRRQAGLKEVLLLQDIENPKKVVLLFEAADLKKAREFLESDDLQKTMQRAGVVGIPSFFFLDRPALRKAA, via the coding sequence ATGGCATATCTTCTTATTGAACACGATGTGACGGACTTCGACAGGTGGAAGCCGGTCTATGACGGGCACGAGGACCGGAGGAGGCAGGCGGGCCTCAAGGAGGTGCTCCTTTTGCAGGACATCGAAAACCCCAAAAAGGTCGTCCTTCTTTTCGAGGCGGCGGACCTCAAGAAGGCGCGTGAGTTCCTTGAATCGGATGACCTCCAGAAGACCATGCAGAGGGCCGGGGTGGTAGGGATACCGAGCTTCTTTTTCCTGGACAGGCCCGCGCTGAGAAAAGCCGCCTGA
- a CDS encoding glucose 1-dehydrogenase: MAGLFDLAGKAAIVTGGARGLGRAMALGLAGAGADIAVSDIIDVSEAVVGVRALGRRAVGVKADVGDEESVRELVEKTIAELGRIDILVNNAGIFRISAAENIRAEDWDAVLDINLRGQLLCAKEAGRHMIRQRSGKIINIASVAGLAAFPESAAYNASKAGVILLTKTLAAEWGKHNIQVNAVCPGLFETDMTRDLIGDSSFMAFIRERVPLGRGARPEELAGTAVFLASKASDYVTGHALVIDGGWTAML, encoded by the coding sequence ATGGCGGGATTATTCGACCTGGCTGGCAAGGCCGCAATCGTGACGGGCGGGGCAAGGGGGCTTGGCAGGGCCATGGCATTGGGCCTTGCGGGCGCAGGCGCCGATATTGCCGTATCCGACATCATCGACGTCAGCGAAGCGGTTGTCGGAGTAAGGGCCCTGGGAAGGAGGGCTGTCGGGGTCAAGGCCGACGTCGGAGACGAGGAGAGCGTAAGGGAGTTGGTCGAAAAGACGATAGCGGAACTCGGCAGAATAGACATACTTGTTAATAACGCCGGCATCTTCAGGATATCCGCCGCAGAGAATATAAGGGCCGAGGATTGGGATGCCGTGCTGGATATCAACCTCAGGGGGCAGCTCCTTTGCGCAAAAGAGGCAGGCAGGCACATGATACGACAGCGCTCCGGGAAGATAATCAATATCGCGAGCGTCGCCGGGCTCGCGGCGTTTCCGGAGTCCGCCGCCTATAACGCGAGCAAGGCCGGTGTGATACTACTTACCAAGACACTTGCCGCCGAGTGGGGTAAGCACAACATACAGGTGAACGCGGTCTGCCCCGGCCTCTTTGAGACGGACATGACCAGGGACCTTATTGGCGACAGCTCCTTTATGGCGTTCATAAGGGAACGGGTCCCGCTCGGAAGGGGGGCAAGGCCGGAAGAGCTCGCAGGGACCGCGGTCTTCCTGGCGTCAAAGGCTTCCGATTACGTGACTGGCCACGCCCTTGTCATAGACGGCGGCTGGACCGCGATGCTTTGA
- a CDS encoding transporter substrate-binding domain-containing protein, with protein sequence MKSTIQPRLHIICVLAALIFLFASGTCIAEHHSYEIHVASERDFKPYSFVDANGRPAGFGVDLITAVADAMDIHVEIHPATWDGAWNGLVEGRFDALPIVAKLPSRVPFVDFSLPHTETFDSFFVRKGDPPIDNIAGAEGKEVIVMRSDAAHHALLERGFTGNIILAKNISEMLHLLASGKHDALLFPKLLGIIMIKDLKIKGVEAGPTIPDYKREFSFAVKKGDTELLEKLNQGLLIVKSNGEYERIYKKWFGFENPWRRYVEYFWPVMVVSAVIALTASLSAVMLRRMVKKRTVELDEKNRLLSLAREELSERVEQRTAELLKTNAALMSENAERRLAEATLRESEERYRSYIEVTGQIGWSTDAEGNVMDDIPAWRRYTGQTSDEIKGSGWSSAIHPDDLNRTIEKWQKSITEGCFYETEYRIRRFDGAYRHFMARGIPLFREDGRIREWIGTCVDITDRKQSEDLLKKAHEELETRIIERTAELKAANARLQIEIAERERMEDELIKAQKLESLGIFAGGIAHDFNNLLQAIANNIGVAKIFASERNKLMEALNDAETAAKYASQLSQRLLTFAKGGSPVKKATSVSRLIEESLSISMSGSNILTECEVPDDLSPVEVDEGQINQVLNNLLINAKEAMPSGGRIRIRAEGVKVGESDNLFLKEGDYVRISIEDQGAGIPEENLFRIFDPYFSTKERGAEKGTGLGLSVCHSILVKHGGLISVESTVDVGTTFHVFLPVSKEPLYVSENNMPGPGATGGRILFMEDEKTMWRSAGLLLKTMGYDVEFSMNGAEAVSLYEKALGEGRPFDGVILDLTIPGGMGGKETIARLREIDSGVKAIVVSGYTDDPVMTNFREYGFVSALAKPYTVEQMNNAVREEFGRPRPPSAGLS encoded by the coding sequence GTGAAATCCACCATACAGCCGCGCTTACATATCATATGCGTGCTTGCCGCGCTCATCTTTCTTTTTGCGAGCGGCACCTGCATAGCGGAACATCATTCTTACGAAATCCATGTAGCGAGCGAGAGGGATTTCAAGCCCTATTCCTTTGTGGATGCAAACGGCCGGCCCGCCGGGTTCGGCGTAGACCTCATAACGGCGGTAGCCGATGCGATGGACATCCACGTTGAAATCCATCCGGCCACATGGGATGGCGCATGGAACGGGCTTGTCGAGGGACGGTTCGACGCGCTCCCCATCGTCGCGAAGCTCCCGAGCCGCGTACCTTTCGTCGATTTCAGCCTTCCCCATACGGAGACCTTCGACTCGTTCTTCGTGCGAAAAGGCGACCCTCCTATCGATAATATAGCAGGGGCCGAAGGGAAAGAGGTCATTGTCATGCGCTCGGACGCGGCTCACCACGCGCTTCTGGAGCGCGGGTTCACGGGAAATATAATCCTCGCAAAAAACATCTCCGAAATGCTTCACCTGCTTGCGTCCGGGAAGCACGATGCGCTCCTTTTTCCTAAACTCCTCGGCATTATAATGATAAAGGACCTCAAGATAAAAGGTGTCGAGGCCGGGCCGACCATACCGGACTACAAGCGCGAGTTCTCCTTTGCTGTAAAAAAGGGAGACACCGAACTCCTTGAGAAGCTCAACCAGGGCCTTCTTATAGTCAAGTCAAACGGGGAGTATGAGCGCATATACAAAAAATGGTTCGGCTTCGAAAACCCGTGGCGGAGATACGTTGAATATTTCTGGCCCGTGATGGTCGTCTCGGCCGTAATCGCGCTTACGGCCTCCCTTAGCGCGGTAATGCTCCGGAGGATGGTAAAGAAGCGCACTGTCGAACTGGATGAAAAGAACCGGCTCTTGAGCCTTGCAAGGGAAGAGCTGAGCGAGAGGGTCGAGCAGAGGACGGCGGAGCTTTTGAAGACGAACGCCGCGCTCATGAGCGAGAACGCGGAGCGGAGGCTAGCCGAGGCAACTCTACGGGAGAGCGAGGAGCGCTACAGGTCGTATATAGAAGTGACCGGCCAGATCGGCTGGTCCACTGACGCCGAAGGGAATGTTATGGACGACATCCCGGCCTGGCGGCGGTATACCGGCCAGACCTCAGACGAGATAAAGGGGTCGGGCTGGTCCAGCGCCATCCATCCGGACGACTTAAACCGCACTATCGAGAAATGGCAGAAGTCAATTACCGAAGGGTGCTTTTACGAGACGGAGTACAGGATCAGAAGGTTTGACGGCGCTTACCGACATTTCATGGCCCGCGGCATACCCCTTTTCAGGGAGGACGGGAGAATCCGGGAATGGATCGGGACCTGCGTCGATATAACGGATCGCAAGCAGTCTGAAGACCTGCTTAAGAAGGCGCACGAAGAACTGGAAACGAGGATTATAGAGCGCACGGCTGAACTGAAGGCCGCCAACGCCCGGCTCCAGATTGAGATCGCCGAGCGGGAGCGGATGGAAGACGAGCTCATAAAGGCGCAGAAGCTCGAGTCGCTCGGCATCTTCGCGGGCGGCATAGCCCACGACTTCAATAACCTGCTTCAGGCCATAGCGAACAACATAGGCGTGGCAAAAATATTCGCATCAGAAAGAAATAAGCTCATGGAGGCGCTGAACGACGCTGAGACCGCAGCGAAGTACGCCTCGCAACTGAGCCAGCGCCTCCTGACCTTCGCCAAGGGAGGGAGCCCGGTAAAAAAGGCCACCTCGGTATCCCGCTTGATAGAAGAATCGCTCAGCATCTCCATGAGCGGCTCGAACATCCTGACCGAGTGCGAGGTCCCGGACGACCTGAGCCCAGTGGAAGTGGACGAGGGGCAGATAAACCAGGTGCTCAATAACCTCCTTATAAACGCCAAGGAGGCCATGCCCAGTGGCGGGAGGATAAGGATACGGGCCGAGGGCGTGAAGGTCGGCGAGAGCGATAATCTTTTCCTTAAGGAAGGAGACTATGTACGAATATCAATAGAGGACCAGGGCGCCGGCATACCGGAGGAAAACCTCTTCAGGATATTCGACCCCTATTTCAGCACCAAGGAGCGGGGCGCGGAAAAGGGCACCGGGCTCGGCCTCTCAGTGTGCCACTCTATACTCGTGAAGCACGGCGGGCTCATAAGCGTTGAATCAACTGTGGACGTGGGCACTACCTTCCACGTATTTCTTCCCGTTTCAAAGGAGCCGCTTTATGTAAGCGAAAACAACATGCCCGGACCTGGCGCAACCGGCGGCAGGATATTGTTCATGGAGGACGAGAAGACCATGTGGCGGTCGGCAGGCCTGCTCCTTAAGACCATGGGCTATGATGTGGAATTCTCGATGAACGGAGCGGAAGCCGTTTCCCTTTACGAAAAGGCGCTCGGCGAAGGGAGGCCGTTCGACGGCGTGATCCTCGACCTCACGATACCCGGCGGCATGGGGGGCAAGGAGACCATCGCGCGCCTCCGCGAAATCGACAGCGGCGTAAAGGCGATAGTCGTAAGCGGCTATACCGACGACCCCGTAATGACGAACTTCAGGGAATACGGTTTCGTAAGCGCCCTGGCAAAGCCTTATACGGTGGAACAGATGAACAACGCCGTCCGCGAGGAGTTCGGCCGCCCGCGGCCCCCGTCCGCGGGACTGAGCTGA
- a CDS encoding HEPN domain-containing protein: MRSRSAERIKVEFRMAEEYFHAAEALHKSGLYNPAVTLASYSSVHAALAAFLTAGSVKAQASSFTGFTSSLQKFSSKLDPFLERLFESRKEWGYGAAIDYSENDSLFRIYQARDLLYEVKDFLRRTVKG, from the coding sequence TTGAGGTCCAGGAGCGCTGAGAGAATAAAGGTCGAGTTCCGGATGGCCGAGGAGTATTTCCATGCAGCCGAGGCGCTGCATAAGAGCGGGCTTTATAACCCCGCCGTGACGCTTGCCTCCTATTCCTCGGTCCATGCGGCACTGGCCGCTTTCCTGACCGCCGGGTCGGTCAAAGCGCAGGCAAGCTCGTTTACCGGCTTCACCAGCTCGCTTCAGAAGTTCAGCTCCAAGCTCGATCCTTTCCTGGAACGGCTGTTCGAGTCGAGAAAGGAATGGGGCTACGGCGCAGCGATCGACTATTCCGAAAATGATTCGCTTTTCCGCATATATCAGGCAAGGGACCTTCTATACGAGGTCAAGGATTTCCTCAGGAGAACAGTGAAGGGCTGA
- the lptG gene encoding LPS export ABC transporter permease LptG, producing MKVLQKYLLSEFLKLAAIAAAGFIVLFVTVDIFENMDSLMEHKVPLVPAAGFFLYKIPFIIGQVLPVALLVATFVSLGLLSRHGEITAVKAGGVRVLRAAIPLLAAGLVASAGVILMNEYVTPTAMKKADSFRQRWLGAQEGSFGREGLWIKTSEGILNAKNMDPDGSRLHGVTYYFIEKPFTPTGRVHSRSAVWKGSAWAAEEATIWNFTPGGEAQRSARESFILPGLAKPDEMINMESFQRNMGFMDLREYVKDLEKEGYEATRFKTDLWSKLSFPLVNFIMVLVGIPFALRTGRQSGIAAGIGLSIVIAFSYWGVYALTRSLGQSQLVPPFLAAFFPDILFVAVGALMLGYVRE from the coding sequence ATGAAGGTGCTCCAGAAATATCTCCTTAGCGAGTTCCTGAAGCTCGCCGCCATCGCCGCGGCAGGCTTCATCGTGCTCTTCGTGACGGTCGACATATTCGAGAACATGGACAGCCTCATGGAGCACAAGGTCCCGCTCGTCCCAGCCGCCGGGTTCTTCCTCTACAAGATACCCTTCATAATAGGCCAGGTCCTGCCAGTCGCGCTGCTGGTGGCGACATTCGTCTCTCTCGGCCTCCTCTCAAGGCACGGAGAGATAACGGCGGTCAAGGCAGGCGGCGTAAGGGTGCTCCGGGCGGCAATACCACTTCTCGCGGCTGGGCTAGTCGCAAGCGCGGGCGTGATACTCATGAACGAATACGTAACGCCGACCGCCATGAAGAAGGCCGACTCGTTCCGGCAGAGGTGGCTCGGCGCGCAGGAAGGGAGCTTCGGCAGGGAAGGCCTCTGGATAAAAACCTCGGAGGGCATACTGAACGCGAAGAACATGGACCCGGACGGGAGCCGCCTTCACGGCGTGACCTATTATTTCATCGAGAAGCCCTTCACGCCCACGGGCCGGGTCCATTCGAGATCAGCCGTCTGGAAAGGGAGCGCCTGGGCCGCCGAGGAAGCGACCATCTGGAATTTCACGCCGGGCGGAGAGGCCCAGAGGAGCGCAAGGGAAAGCTTCATCCTGCCAGGCCTTGCGAAGCCGGACGAGATGATAAACATGGAGAGCTTCCAGAGGAACATGGGCTTCATGGACCTAAGGGAATATGTGAAGGACCTTGAAAAGGAGGGCTACGAGGCCACGCGCTTCAAGACCGACCTCTGGAGCAAGCTATCCTTCCCGCTCGTCAACTTTATAATGGTGCTCGTGGGCATTCCCTTCGCCCTCCGGACCGGGCGGCAGAGCGGCATAGCCGCCGGAATAGGCCTGAGCATCGTGATCGCCTTCAGCTACTGGGGGGTGTACGCGCTTACACGGTCGCTCGGCCAGAGCCAGCTCGTGCCGCCGTTCCTGGCTGCCTTCTTCCCGGATATATTATTCGTTGCAGTAGGCGCGCTGATGCTGGGGTATGTGAGGGAGTAG
- a CDS encoding GIY-YIG nuclease family protein: MSFTAYIKKQIDRSDMFGDYARDFKYILDNLPLYPEHRGTDEITSDTLLGHYLFLPYNVRQREHTQAELCGLWKEWLQYKHIGFRFSSPKKGYVYFLKLENENGIFKVGRTQKDPEKRAWDVARQERAKVVVHDWLLIDHYDIIEKELHLAFKKNQLMREWFRVDVNQIDEAILAYSLTDSECVIRVRKEEDDEDLEFDSEEMSFS; this comes from the coding sequence ATGTCATTTACAGCCTATATCAAAAAACAAATAGACAGAAGCGACATGTTCGGTGATTACGCAAGAGACTTCAAATATATCCTCGATAACCTGCCTTTATATCCAGAACACAGGGGCACAGACGAAATAACTTCTGATACCCTCCTCGGTCATTATCTCTTTCTACCGTACAATGTCAGGCAGAGAGAACATACTCAAGCTGAATTGTGCGGTCTATGGAAGGAATGGCTTCAATACAAACACATCGGTTTTAGGTTTAGCAGCCCCAAAAAAGGCTATGTTTATTTCCTCAAATTAGAAAATGAGAATGGTATTTTCAAGGTAGGCAGGACGCAAAAAGACCCTGAAAAACGGGCGTGGGATGTTGCACGTCAAGAACGGGCTAAGGTCGTTGTACATGACTGGCTACTGATTGACCATTACGATATTATAGAAAAAGAGCTTCACCTCGCGTTCAAAAAGAATCAGCTTATGAGGGAATGGTTCAGGGTCGATGTGAATCAAATTGACGAGGCCATACTTGCTTATAGCCTTACCGATTCGGAATGTGTGATACGGGTGAGAAAAGAAGAGGATGATGAAGATTTAGAATTTGATTCTGAAGAGATGTCCTTTTCTTAG
- a CDS encoding OsmC family protein has translation MSVKKLEEFEGRPEVLNGIDLNKLFTSVDALKNNPELAKFKFRLHNRWMGGGHNRSRVSGFFGLSQENRHKQPFELDGDEPEMLAGTDQGANPVEHLLNALAACLTTTMVYHAALRNIKIDELESELEGDIDLRGFLGLSNDVRRGYQDIRVTFRVKTDEKNLDRLKALSKLSPVFDVTTNGTDIDVRVERK, from the coding sequence ATGTCTGTGAAGAAACTTGAGGAATTCGAGGGCAGGCCAGAGGTCCTGAACGGGATAGACCTGAATAAGCTCTTCACTTCAGTGGATGCGCTCAAAAACAACCCCGAGCTTGCGAAGTTCAAATTCAGGCTGCACAACCGATGGATGGGCGGCGGGCACAACCGCTCCCGGGTAAGCGGCTTTTTCGGGTTGAGCCAGGAGAACAGGCACAAGCAGCCTTTCGAGCTAGACGGCGACGAACCCGAAATGCTGGCAGGCACGGACCAAGGGGCAAACCCGGTAGAGCACCTGCTGAACGCCCTTGCCGCCTGCCTTACCACTACTATGGTCTATCATGCGGCCCTTCGAAATATAAAGATAGACGAGCTCGAATCGGAGCTTGAGGGCGATATAGACCTGAGGGGCTTCCTCGGCCTGTCGAACGACGTGCGGCGGGGTTATCAGGATATCCGGGTAACCTTCAGGGTCAAAACCGACGAGAAGAACCTGGACAGGCTCAAAGCGCTCTCCAAGCTATCCCCGGTATTTGATGTAACGACAAACGGCACCGATATCGACGTCCGGGTTGAAAGGAAATAG